GGAAGGCGAGGCGCGGCAAGGCCGCGATGGACCGCCGCTCGGCGAGAAAACGGTAGAAGCGGCGGATGGTGACGATCTGGCGGGCGATCGATCGCGGGCCGAGCCCCCGGGCCCGCGCGGCGGCGGCATAGGCGCGGACCTCCGCCGCGCCGGTGTCGCTCCAGGATGTGATCCCGTTTCGCGCCACGAACGCCGAGAACTGGGCGAGGTCGCGGCCGTAGGCTTCCAGCGTGTTGCGCGCCAGCCCCTTTTCCACCTCCATGGCGGCGAGGAAGGCGTCAACGGGCGGGCTGAGCGAGTCCTTCATCGGGTTGCGGCGCCAGCGTTTCGTAGAGGGACCGCCGGATCGCCTCCAGGCGCCCGGCATCGTGGATCTTTTCCCCCCGCTCGTCGGTGACGTAGAAGACGTCGGCGACCTGATCGACGTTCGTGGAGATCTTGGCGACGTGAATCGAGAGGCCCAGGCGGTGGAGCGCGTAGGTGATCGTGAACAGGACGCCGATCCGGTCCTCGGTGTAGACCTCGACGATCGTGAAGCCGTCGGACGCCTCGTTGTCGATTTCGATCGAGGTCGCGACCTTCGGCACGCGCTTGCGGAACAGCGCCGAGCCCGGCGACGACGCCACCAGACGCGCGACGTCGATTCGCCCTGCGAGCACCCCGTCGAGCGCCGCCCGGACGCGCTCCCATTTCTGCGCGTCCATGACCGGCTCGGACCTCCCCCGGTGCGCCACGCGGAAAACGTCGAGAATACGGCCGTCGCTCGCGGTGAAGATGCGGGCGTTGAGGATGTCGAGGTTCATCGCCGCGAGGACGCCCGTGATGGCGGCGAAGAGGCCCGGGCGATCCATGGCGCAGACGACGAACGAGCTGCAGTCTTTTTCGGGGAAATGTTGCACGGCGGTCACGGCGCCCTTGCCGGTGAACTGTTCCATCAGCTCGAAATGGGCCGCGATCTCGTCCTCCGGGGTGGCGAGGAAATAGCGATCCGGCATCGTCTCGAGGAAATGGCGGACGCGCTCCTCGGGGTGTCGCTCCTCGAGCCGGCGGCGCAGCCGCCGGGCGGTCCGCCGCAGGATCGCCTGGACGTTTCGCCGCGGCAGCTCGCCCTTTTCCATCTCCTCGAGCACGTCCAGGGCCTTCACGTACAGCTCTCCCAGGAGCGAGGCCTTCCACGGATTCCAGACGTCCGGCCCGACCGCTTTCACGTCGGCGAAGGTCAGGAGGTAGAGCATCTTGAGATTCCGGATGCTCCCCATCGTGCGGGCGAAGCCGATGATCGTTTTTTCGTCCTCGAGATCGCGCCTGAACGCGGTGTGGGTCATCAGGAGGTGGTGGCGCACGAGGAACTCGACGAGCGCCGTGTCGTCGACGTTGAGGCGCATGCGCCGCGCGATCTGCCGCACCATGCGCGCGCCGATCTCCGAATGGCCGCCCCCGAACCCTTTGCCGATGTCGTGGAACAGGAGCCCGAGGTAGAGCAGCTCGATCTTGTCGGCCTCGCGGGCGAGCTGCGTCAGCAGCGGGAGCGAGTCGTTGTAGGCGCCGCTCTTGAGCCGCTCGATCTCCTGGATCAGGCGCAGCGAGTGCTGGTCGACGGTGTAGACGTGATAGGCGTCGTGCAGCGCCATGCAGAGCAGCCGTCCGAATTCCGGAATGAACGCTCCGAGCACGCCGCAGCGGTGCATTTCGAGCAGCGTCTCGTAGACGCGGTCCTTCCACTTCAGGATCTCGAAGAACGGCAGGTTCGCGGCCGCCGAGCGGCGGAACTTCTCGTCGATCAGGTCCAGGTGGTCCCGCAGGAGCTCGCGGGTTTCGTGGCTGAGCTCGCAGCGGCTTTTTTGGAGGTCGGCGAAGACGCGCATGAGATTCCCGGGCTCCGCCCGCAGGATCTCGGGACGGGTGACCCGGAGCTGCCCCTTGTGGACGACGACGCCGTCGCGCAGCGTTTTCGCCAGGGAGTAGGCGCCGCCGAGGAACGAGCGCTGGCTCTCGGTCAGACGGTGGATGATCAGGGAGGTGACGCGGCTCACCTCCGACGCCTGGAGATAGTACTGCCGCATGAAGACCTCGACGCCTTTGAGCTTGCCCTCGCCCTCGTAGCCGAAAGCCCGGCTTACCCGCTCCTGGTCGTCGAAGGTAAGCTGGTCCTGATGCTTGCCGGCGGAAAAATGGAGCTCGTTGCGCACGCGCAACAGGAAGTCCTGGGCCTCCTTGAGCTTGCGCACGTCGGCCGCGGAGACGATCCCCTTGCGCACCAGGTCGTCGAAATCGCGCGCATTTTCCTTCACCCGCGCGATCCAGCGCGCCGTGTGAATGTCGCGCAGCCCGCCCTCGCCTTCCTTGATCTCCGGCTGGAGCATGTAGACCGAGCCGCCGTAGCTCGCCCGCCGGGCCCGGCTCTCCGCCAGCTTTTCCTGGATGAAGCGGTAGGCGCGGCGCCGCGCGAGCTTGTGCTCGACCGCCGCCTCGAAGGTCTGATAGAGCGCGAAGTCGCCGCACAGGTAGCGCGCGTCGAGCAGCGCCGTCTTGACCTTAAGGTCGAGTGTGCCCAGGCGGATGCAGTCCGCGACGCTGCGCGTCGCGTGCCCTACCTGGAGACCGGCGTCCCACAGCGCGTAGAGCAGCTTTTCCGTCACGGACTCCACGTAGGCCGAGGGTTTCCAGGAATGGAGGAACAGGAGGTCGATATCCGAATAGGGACAGAGCTCGCCGCGCCCGTAGCCTCCCTGCGCGACCACGGCGCAGTTGGGGCTGCGGGTCGGGTAACGCGCCAGGAATTCCTCGCTGATGGCGGAAAAGAGATGACGGATCAGATGGTCCATCATCGTCGCGTACGCGGAGGCGATCTCGGTGCCGCCGGCGCCCGCGCGGTGGCGCTCCCACAGAGCGGCCCGGCCGGCCTTGACGAACGCCCGGGCGAGCGCCGCCGGGTCGGCGATGTCGCGGGTCTGCTCGAGAATCGAGTGGGACAACGCTACGGCGTCCATGCGTCGGAATCCCTTCACAAGGTTTTCATCGCCGTGGCCGTCTCCCCGTACTTCCGGATCCCGTCGTACAGGGCGTCGACGAGCGCGTCCTGATAGGAATCCCGGGCCATCAGCCGGCCCTCGTCCCGATGGGTGATGAAGAACAGCTCCACGAGCACGCTGGGCATCCGCGCTCCGACGAGCACGTAGAACAGGGCCTTCTTGACGCCGAGATCCCTCACCTCGCCCATCTTCTTCGACATGCCGGCGACCAGCGACCCGTGCATGCGATGAGCGAGGGTGATCGAGTCCTCGAGCTTCATGTTCTGCACCATGTCGCTCAGGATGAACTGCAGGTCGGAGACGTTCTTGCGCGAGGTGCCGTTCTCGCGCGCCGCCAGGCGGATCGCCGCCTCGTCGGTGGTGTTGTCCAGGTAATAGGTCTCGAGCCCCCTCGCCTCGCCGTTGGGGCTCGCGTTGGTGTGCAGCGAGATGAACAGGTCCGCGTTCTCGGCGTTGGCGATCGCGGTCCGATCCTCCAGGCTGATGAAACGATCGTCGTTGCGGGTGAGGATCACCTCGACGCCCATCTCCTTTCTCAGCTTCCGCGCGAGCTTCTTCGCGACGCTGAGAACGACGTCCTTTTCCGCGATGCCGCCGAAACCGATCGCCCCGGGGTCCTTGCCGCCGTGCCCGGGGTCGAGGACGATCTTGCGGATGCCGGCGATCTCCGATGCGCCGTTGCCTTTCGGCGCACGCGCCGGCGCGAGCTTTTTCGCCGCCGGCGCCGCCGCAGGGCCGTTGCTGTCGCCCTTGCCATGGATGTCGACGACCAGCCGGTAGGGGTCGGGCAACAAAAAGGCCTGGTGCGATACCACGCTGCTGGCGTCGAGCACCACGCGCACCACGTCCGAGCTGAACTGTCCGACGCGCACCTGACGCAGCAACCCGTCCCGGACCGGGATCGGCTCTCTGGACCCCGCCCCGAGCTGCGCTCCGAAGATGTCGATATAGATCCGCGGCGGCAGGCCCCGGGCCGGGTCTTCCTTCAAGCGATGCGTCTCGTAAAGAACCGCACGCGAGAGATCGATGGTGACCCGGGTGTAGTTCCTGGACGAAAGAAAGCGCACGGCGCCGACCGTGGCCCGCTCCACCGGACCCGCGGCTCCCGCCCGGGCGGGAGCGGGCTCTTTTTCGCCCGCGGGCGGCGGCGCGGCTTCGTCGGAAAGCGCGGCGCCCCCGAGAAGCGCGGCCAGGGCGAAACCCGTCAGCGCCTGAAGCAGCAACCCGTGCGCCTTCTTCGTTTTCACCGTTTCGCTTCCTCGGACAGCCGGTGGAGCAGGTTCAGCGCGTCGAGCGGCGTGAGGCGCGTCACGTCGAGCTTGCGCAGCTCCTCGCGCAGCCGGCGGTCGCCGGTGTCGAACAGCGGCATCTGACGTGGCGCCTCGTGGGGCCCCGGCGCGGCTCCTGAAGGTTCCGGGATCTCGCTCGTGGCCTCGAGCCGGCGCAGGATCTCTCTCGCCCGGTCGATCACCGGCGCGGGGAGGCCGGCCAGGCGCGCGACGTGGATGCCGTAACTGCGGCTGGACGCTCCTTCGGCGAGGGTTCGCAGGAAGATGATCTCGCCCTGCCACTCGCGCACCGCGAAGTTGTAGTTCTTGATCCGCTCCTTGCTCTGCGGCAGGTCCGCCAGCTCGTGGTAGTGCGTGGCGAACAGGGTTCTCGGGCGGGCGTCCAGATCGTGCAGCCACTCCGCGACCGCCCAGGCGATCGACACCCCGTCGTAGGTGCTCGTGCCGCGGCCCACCTCGTCGAGGACGATCAGGCTCCGGCGCGTCGCGTGACGGAGGATGTTCGCGGTCTCCTTCATCTCGACCATGAACGTCGACTCTCCCTGAGCCAGCGCGTCGCCCGCGCCGATGCGCGTGAAGACCCGATCGACGAGCCCGATCGCGGCCTCGCTCGCCGGCACGAAGCTCCCCATCTGCGCCAGGATCACGATCAAGGCGACCTGGCGCATGTAGGTCGACTTGCCCGCCATGTTGGGCCCGGTCAGCAGCACGATCTGCGTCGTCTCCGGGTCCAGCCGGCAGTCGTTGGGCACGAAGGCGCCGCGGCCCATCGCTTCCTCGACGACGGGGTGGCGCCCTTCGCGGATCGACAGCGCAAGCCCGTCGTCGACCTTCGGGCGCACGAAGTGGCGCGACAGCGCCACCTCCGCCAGCGACACCAGCGCGTCCAGCTCTCCCAGGGCGCCGCTCGTGGCCCTGAGCTCGGCGTAGCGCGACGCCACCTGCTCGCGCACCCCGGCGAACAGCGCCTGCTCGAGCTTCTCGATCAGGCTTTCGGAGTTCAGGATCTTCGCCTCGTGCTCCTTGAGCTCCGGCGTGATGTAGCGCTCCCCGTTGACGAGCGTCTGCTTGCGGAGGTAATTCGGCGGTACCGCCTTGATGTTCGCCCGGGTGACCTCGATATAGTAGCCGAACACCCGGTTGTAGCGCACCTTGAGCGAAGCGATCCCCGTTCGCTGCCGCTCGGCCGCTTCGAAGCGGGCGATCCACTGCTTGGCGTGCGCCCGAGCGCCGCGGATCTCGTCCAGCTCGGCGTCGAAGCCTTCGCGGATCGTGTTGCCGTCTTTCAGGGAGAACGGCGGCTGGTCCACGATGGCGCGTTCGAGGAGGGCGACGACGTCGGGAAGCTCGGCGAGGCGCGAACCGATCGAAGCCAGCAGGCGCGACGGCGCCCCCTCGAGCCGCCGACGAAGCACGGCGACGCGCCCGAGGGCTTCCTTCACCGCCGCCAGATCTTTCGGCGAGGCGCTTCCGGAGGCCACCCGCCCGGCGAGCCTTTCGAGGTCCTGGATCCCGCCGAGCGCGCTCCTCAGGTCGCGGCGCAGATCGAAGTCGTCCACGAGCGCCTGCACGGCGTCCTGGCGCTCCTCGATCGCCGCCACGTCGAGAAGCGGATAGAGCAGCCACTGGCGCAGGCGGCGGGCTCCCATGGGCGTCACGGTCCGGTCGATGAGCCCGAGCAGCGATCCACCGCGCTCACCGCGGTTGCTGGCGACGAGCTCGAGGTTGGCGCGGGTGGTCTCGTCGACCACGAGATAGCGGGACGCCTCGTACGGCTCGATCTCCCGAAGCACCTTCAGCGCTTCCGGAGCGTTGGCTTCCAGGTAGCTTTCGATCGCCGAGGCGGCGCGGAGCGCCTCGGGGCCGCTCCCGGACCGCAGCCGGCGCGCGGCGCCGTCGGAAAAAGAGGCTTCGGGCACGGCGGTGAGGTGCGCGCGCGGGAAAGCCTTCTGCAGCCGGCTCCGCAGCGGACGGTCGCGGTCGGCCACCAGGATCTCGCTCGGCCGGATACGGGCGATCTCGTCCAGCAGCGACTGCTCTTCCGCCAGCCCGGTGCAGCGGAACTCTCCGGTGGTGATGTCGGCCGCCGCCAGCCCGAACCGCTCCTCGCGGCGGAACACCGCCGCGAGGAAGTTGTTGCCGCGCGCGTCGAGGGATTCGACCGCCGTGACCGTCCCGGGGGTGATGACCCGGACGACCTCGCGCTGCACCACGCCCCGGGCGGTCCTGGGATCCTCCACCTGCTCGCAGACCGCGACCTTGTGGCCCGCTTCCAGAAGCTTCTGAATGTAAGGTTCCGCCGAGTGATACGGCACCCCGCACAGCGGCACGGCGGCCTCCTCGCTCTTGTTGCGCGAGGTGAGCGCGATGTCGAGGATGCGGGAAGCGCGTTCGGCGTCCTCGAAGAACATCTCGTAGAAATCCCCCAGGCGAAAGAACAGTATCGCGTCCCGGTACCGCTCCTTGATCCGGAGGTACTGCTGCATCATCGGGGTGATTTTGGCAGTTTCCATGCGAATCACGCCGCACCGGAAGCCTTGGCGCCGCAAGGCTGCGGGCGGGTCCGCCGGCGCCGGGCGGTGCCGGCGGTCTGGCGCACCTGCAGGCTGAGATCGCGCACCAGGCTGCCGATGCCGAGCGAGAGGATGAACCGGCGCTTCATCGCCTCGAGAATCTTTTCGCGGTCGTCGGTGATGACGAACAGCTCCTCTCCGTCGGTGAGATATCTGAGCGTTTCCGTCTCCCGGGCCCCGGCCGGCGGATAGCGCCGCAGCGGCGACAGGCAGCGGCGCACCTTCTGCGGGCTCAGGCCGCGCCGGCTGAGGTCCTTCATGACCTTGAGACAGATCAGGTCGTGAAACGAATAGAGCCGCCGCGTGCCCCGGCCGCGCGCCAGCCGCACGGACGGCCGGATGAATCCCCGCTCGTCCCAATACTGGATCTGGCGGAGCGAAACGCCGACGATCCGGCTTGCGGTCTTGCTGTCGTACGCTTCCATCGTGTCCGGCACCCGGGGGTTGAAAACAACCGTGTTTTCATGACCCTAAACCGGATGCGCCGGGCATGTCAAGACGAGATCCGCGCCGCGGCCTTGACGAAAAAAGCGCGGCCGGCGTATGCTCGGCGGCGCGAGAACGCTTCTCCTTGCGGAGGCTTCCATGACGATCAGTCACGCGCGGGGCAGGGCCCTGCACCTCGCGACCCACTCCGGCTGGTACCGCTTCGAGCCGGAAAATGGCGGCTGGCGGCAAACCGGTCGCGCCCTCACCTACTGGAATGCGACCTGCCTCCAGGTCGACCCGGAGGATCCGGCCCGCCTGTTCGTGGGAACCGAGCACTCGGGGCTCTTCGTGACCGAGAACGCGGGGCGCGACTGGCGCCGGGCGGAGCCCAACGTGCCGAGGCTCACGACGACCTCGATGCTCGCTTTGCCGGGAAAGCTCCTCGTCGGCACCGTTCCGGCGGCGCTCTATTGCGGGGCCGGCGGCGCCTGGACGGAGCTGGAGGGCGTGCGGCTGGCGGCCCGCGGCGCGCTCTTTCCCCCGAGTCCCGAGCTGGGGGCGCGCACGCGATTTCTCGCTTCCGAGCCGCGACCGGAGCGGCGCCTGTACGCCGGCATCGAGGTGGGCGGCATGCTGATCAGCGACGACGGCGGGCGCCGGTGGCGTCCCGCCAACGAAGGGCTCGAAGATCCGGACGTGCACGAGATCCTCGCAAGCGCGCGCTTTCCGGGGCTCGTCGTCGCCGCGTGCGGCGAGGGGATCTTTCGCAGCCGCGACCGCGGGGAGCACTGGGAAAAGGTGACGCCGCCCGGGCCGCGGGCCTACGGCACGGCGGTTGCGGAGGATGGCGACGGCGTCATCTATCTCGGGATCGCGCTCGGCCGGCCGAATACATGGCTCCGGCGGGAACGGGCCGACGCCGCCGTCTTCGCCAGCACCGACGGCGCCGCGTCCTGGCGGCCGGTCGCCGAGGGTTTGCGCGGTGGCGTGCTCGATCTCTGCGCTGGAGTCGACGGGCGCGGGGCGATCGCCGTGACCTCGGAAGGGGACGTTTACGCGGTCGACGCGCGCACCTGCAGGCGCATGATCGGCGATCTCCCCTGCATCAACGCCGCCGCCGTTGCGGCCTGACGCCTCCACGGCGAGCGGCCGGCGCCCTCAGGCTCGTCCCAGGCGCTCGTAGCGACCCTGGAAGAAGAGCAGTGGTCGCCCTCCCGACGCGCCGGTGCGAGTGATCTCGCCGATCAGGATCGTGTGGTCGCCGCCGTCGTGCGAGCGCACGACCTTGCACTCGATGTGCGCCATGGCGCCGTCGATCAGCGCCGCCCCGTTGTCCGCCGGCCGCCACTTGAGTCCGGCGAACTTGTCGACTCCCTTGGTGGCGAACCGGCGCGATATCTCCTCCTGCTCCTCGCTCAGGACGTTTACGTTGAAGACCTTGGATTCCGCGAAGCAGAAGTAGCATTGAGCGGTCTTGTCGACGCTGATGACCACGAGCGGCGGGTCGAGGGAAAGCGACATGAAGGCGTTGGCCGTGAGACCATAGTGCCGGCCCTCCTTGTCGCGGGTGGTGATGACGGTTACGCCGGTCGCAAAATGGCCCATGACGCGGCGCAACTCCTGAGGCTCGATCGTCACGTCGTTCGCCATCGTGGAAGCTGCTTTCATTGGTAGCAGACCGGTTCCGCCGCTGTCAAACCCGAGGTTGTCCCGGCGGGTCCGCGAGCTGGACGGCGGGCTCGCGAAAGTGATAAGTAAGGACGGAAAGGAGAACGCGCGATGGCAGTGCAGGAAACCACGCCCGGCAGTTCTTTCGATCGCTACATTGCGAGGATCAGGGCTCTGTGGGGAAACGGCAGGGATCCGGAGCTCCCGTTTCGGGTCAAGTCGCTGATGGAGGAGCTTTTCGCGTCCACGTCCCCGGACGAGCCGTGGATGGCGCGCCTGATTCGGGAAGCTCCGCTGTCGCGCGAGCTCTATCGGGACCGAGAGCACGGCTTCATCCAGATGGGTCACGTTCACCGCCAGGGCCACGGGAATCAACCGCACGACCACGGTCCCTGCTGGGTCGTGTACGGCGCGTACAGCGGGGTCACGGAGATCACCCGCTATCGGCGGACCGACGACCGGTCTGTGCCGAGCGCGGCCGTGCTCGAGGTCGACCGGGTCGACCGGCTCACGCCCGGCGCGGTCCAGCCCTACTTGCCGGGAGAGATCCACTCGACCCGCGCGGTCGAAGGGCCGGCGGTGGTTTTCCGCTTCCTGAGCTACGACCTCGACCGGGTCGAGCGCTACCGTTACGACCTCCGAAATGGAACCGTCGCCCGCGTTTGACCGGGCGGCGGCCCATTCCCGCAACGCACGGGCGTAGGGGCATGCCAGGAGAAGAGATCTTTTTCGAGCAGATTCGTTCGGCGGGTTGTCTTTCGTATCTGCTGGGCTGCAAGGCCGAACGCGCCTGCGTGCTGATCGATCCCGAGCTCAGCAAGGCCGAGGACTACGTCGGGCTGGCTCGCTTCTTCGACGCCTCGATCCTTTACGCGATCGACACGCATACCCACGCGGATCACAATTCCGCATGCAAGGTCCTGCGCGAGCGCCACGGCATCCCGGTCGTGATGCACCGGCTCGCCGAGGCTCCCTACGTCGACCTTCGCGTCGACGACGGCGACGAGATCCGCTTCGGGCGCCAGGCGCTCACGGTCCTCTACACGCCCGGCCACACCCCGGACGCGGTCTGCCTGCTGTTCCGCGACCGCATCTTCACCGGGGACACGCTGTTGATCGGCGGTTGCGGCCGCACCGATCTCCCGGGAGGCGACGCGGAACAGCAGTTCGACAGCCTGCGCCGGCTCGAGGCGCTTGCCGACGACGTCCGCGTGTATCCGGGGCACGACTATCGCGAAGCGGTCTCCACGCTCGGCGAGGAAAAGCGGCAGAACCCGCGGCTGCGGGTCGCCTCGCGGGACGAGTTCGTCCGTGTGATGACTGCGCGCAGGCCGCCGCTGCCTCGCAAGATCGCGCAGGCGCTGGAATGGAACCGCACGCCGATCCAGGGCACGCAACGCGGAAGCGGCGAAGGAATCTGACCCGCTACTCCTCGATCACGTAGGCTTCGGGCGCCGGCTTGTAGGAGCGCGGCAGCCAGAGCGGCCGGCGCAGGCCGCTCGGCCCCGGTGCCGGCCGGGTTTTCGCGATCCAGCGCTTGTAGACTTCGTGCGCCTTGCGGGTGTCGACGAAGACATCGCCGTAGCGGTCTTCGGGGCCCGGCTTCGCGACGCGCACCTTCTGGTGCCAGCAGTGCTGGCCGCTGATCCAGTCGGGCTGCACCGGAAAGGTCAGGTTCTGGTGCACGCCGGCGTCCTGCCAGAAGATCCGCGCGGAGTCCGGGTCATCGCTCGCAAACGGCCGCACGCCGTGGATCTGGCGCATCATCCACTTGCCATCGCCCATCCGCCTGAGCTCGACGAGCGCCGTCGACCACCGTTCGCCGCCGATGTCCTCTTGGAGCCGCCAGCGGCCGAGATGGTGCGAGCAGGCGATCACGCCGGGTTTGATCCCTTCGGTGACCCAGACACGATCGACGAAATAACCGATCTCGGTGTGAACCTTGAGCAGGTCTCCGGTCCTGACGTCGAGATTCTGCGCGTCCCGGGGATGGAGCCAGAGCGGGTTTCGGTGCGAGATCTCGTAGAGCCACTTGGCGTTGCCCGAGCGGGTGTGGATCAGCGTCGGCAGGCGAAAGGTGGGCAGAAGGAGCATCTCCCCCGCGTCGACGTCGATGCTGTCGCGGTGCACGTGGCTCTTGATGTAGCCCGGGATCGCGTACTCCGGCCACTTCCATTCTTTGAGCGTGCGCGAGAAAAACTCCAGCTTGCGCGACGGCGTCGGAAAGCCCGCGACCGGCCGCCCGTCGACCTCGACGCCGATCGGGGTCCCGTCCCTGGCCAGGACGCCCGTGGCGGCGCTTCGCGTCGCGCCCTCGACCTCGCCCGGGGCGAGAGGCTTCTCGTGCGCCGCGTAGACCTTTTCCTCCACGAGAAACGCCCCGTATTTCCGCATGTAGGCGAGCGGCGTCAGCCCTTCGCGGGCGGCGGCCTCGGGCAGGCCGGGGACGCTGTGCTCGAAGATCCAGCCGTAGTAGTCGTCGACCGTGAGCTTCTTTCCCGGCTCGTACGGCGACTCGAAGTACTTGCGGATCCCGAGAGATCCGTCGGGGTCGACCCGCCACGACAGCTCGATCCAGAACTCGTCCTCTTCCCACACCTCGCCGATGCCCGCTTCCCGGTGCGCTTCGTAGGTGAAGTCGAACCTCTTTCCCTCCTTTTCCAGTGCGACCCGGACCACGGGCTGCCGGAACGCGATCCAGCGCGCCGCCTGCGTCTCCTGGCTCATCAGGTCGTGGCGCTCCGGCCCGTGCCCCATCGGCAGCACGTAATCGGCGAACCAGGCGGTCTCGCTCCACGTGGGTGTCAGGCAGGCATGGCGCTCGATCTTGCCCTCGTCACAGAGCGCCTCGATCCAGCTCATGCCGTCGGGGTTGGTCCAGACGGGATTGTAGACGCGGGTGAAATAGACCGCCAGCCTGCCGCGCCCCTCCTTGAGAAAATGGGGCAGGAGGAAGCTCA
The sequence above is a segment of the Candidatus Zixiibacteriota bacterium genome. Coding sequences within it:
- the glnD gene encoding [protein-PII] uridylyltransferase → MDAVALSHSILEQTRDIADPAALARAFVKAGRAALWERHRAGAGGTEIASAYATMMDHLIRHLFSAISEEFLARYPTRSPNCAVVAQGGYGRGELCPYSDIDLLFLHSWKPSAYVESVTEKLLYALWDAGLQVGHATRSVADCIRLGTLDLKVKTALLDARYLCGDFALYQTFEAAVEHKLARRRAYRFIQEKLAESRARRASYGGSVYMLQPEIKEGEGGLRDIHTARWIARVKENARDFDDLVRKGIVSAADVRKLKEAQDFLLRVRNELHFSAGKHQDQLTFDDQERVSRAFGYEGEGKLKGVEVFMRQYYLQASEVSRVTSLIIHRLTESQRSFLGGAYSLAKTLRDGVVVHKGQLRVTRPEILRAEPGNLMRVFADLQKSRCELSHETRELLRDHLDLIDEKFRRSAAANLPFFEILKWKDRVYETLLEMHRCGVLGAFIPEFGRLLCMALHDAYHVYTVDQHSLRLIQEIERLKSGAYNDSLPLLTQLAREADKIELLYLGLLFHDIGKGFGGGHSEIGARMVRQIARRMRLNVDDTALVEFLVRHHLLMTHTAFRRDLEDEKTIIGFARTMGSIRNLKMLYLLTFADVKAVGPDVWNPWKASLLGELYVKALDVLEEMEKGELPRRNVQAILRRTARRLRRRLEERHPEERVRHFLETMPDRYFLATPEDEIAAHFELMEQFTGKGAVTAVQHFPEKDCSSFVVCAMDRPGLFAAITGVLAAMNLDILNARIFTASDGRILDVFRVAHRGRSEPVMDAQKWERVRAALDGVLAGRIDVARLVASSPGSALFRKRVPKVATSIEIDNEASDGFTIVEVYTEDRIGVLFTITYALHRLGLSIHVAKISTNVDQVADVFYVTDERGEKIHDAGRLEAIRRSLYETLAPQPDEGLAQPAR
- a CDS encoding N-acetylmuramoyl-L-alanine amidase, coding for MKTKKAHGLLLQALTGFALAALLGGAALSDEAAPPPAGEKEPAPARAGAAGPVERATVGAVRFLSSRNYTRVTIDLSRAVLYETHRLKEDPARGLPPRIYIDIFGAQLGAGSREPIPVRDGLLRQVRVGQFSSDVVRVVLDASSVVSHQAFLLPDPYRLVVDIHGKGDSNGPAAAPAAKKLAPARAPKGNGASEIAGIRKIVLDPGHGGKDPGAIGFGGIAEKDVVLSVAKKLARKLRKEMGVEVILTRNDDRFISLEDRTAIANAENADLFISLHTNASPNGEARGLETYYLDNTTDEAAIRLAARENGTSRKNVSDLQFILSDMVQNMKLEDSITLAHRMHGSLVAGMSKKMGEVRDLGVKKALFYVLVGARMPSVLVELFFITHRDEGRLMARDSYQDALVDALYDGIRKYGETATAMKTL
- the mutS gene encoding DNA mismatch repair protein MutS, with amino-acid sequence METAKITPMMQQYLRIKERYRDAILFFRLGDFYEMFFEDAERASRILDIALTSRNKSEEAAVPLCGVPYHSAEPYIQKLLEAGHKVAVCEQVEDPRTARGVVQREVVRVITPGTVTAVESLDARGNNFLAAVFRREERFGLAAADITTGEFRCTGLAEEQSLLDEIARIRPSEILVADRDRPLRSRLQKAFPRAHLTAVPEASFSDGAARRLRSGSGPEALRAASAIESYLEANAPEALKVLREIEPYEASRYLVVDETTRANLELVASNRGERGGSLLGLIDRTVTPMGARRLRQWLLYPLLDVAAIEERQDAVQALVDDFDLRRDLRSALGGIQDLERLAGRVASGSASPKDLAAVKEALGRVAVLRRRLEGAPSRLLASIGSRLAELPDVVALLERAIVDQPPFSLKDGNTIREGFDAELDEIRGARAHAKQWIARFEAAERQRTGIASLKVRYNRVFGYYIEVTRANIKAVPPNYLRKQTLVNGERYITPELKEHEAKILNSESLIEKLEQALFAGVREQVASRYAELRATSGALGELDALVSLAEVALSRHFVRPKVDDGLALSIREGRHPVVEEAMGRGAFVPNDCRLDPETTQIVLLTGPNMAGKSTYMRQVALIVILAQMGSFVPASEAAIGLVDRVFTRIGAGDALAQGESTFMVEMKETANILRHATRRSLIVLDEVGRGTSTYDGVSIAWAVAEWLHDLDARPRTLFATHYHELADLPQSKERIKNYNFAVREWQGEIIFLRTLAEGASSRSYGIHVARLAGLPAPVIDRAREILRRLEATSEIPEPSGAAPGPHEAPRQMPLFDTGDRRLREELRKLDVTRLTPLDALNLLHRLSEEAKR
- a CDS encoding MerR family transcriptional regulator is translated as MEAYDSKTASRIVGVSLRQIQYWDERGFIRPSVRLARGRGTRRLYSFHDLICLKVMKDLSRRGLSPQKVRRCLSPLRRYPPAGARETETLRYLTDGEELFVITDDREKILEAMKRRFILSLGIGSLVRDLSLQVRQTAGTARRRRTRPQPCGAKASGAA
- a CDS encoding flavin reductase family protein, encoding MKAASTMANDVTIEPQELRRVMGHFATGVTVITTRDKEGRHYGLTANAFMSLSLDPPLVVISVDKTAQCYFCFAESKVFNVNVLSEEQEEISRRFATKGVDKFAGLKWRPADNGAALIDGAMAHIECKVVRSHDGGDHTILIGEITRTGASGGRPLLFFQGRYERLGRA
- a CDS encoding MBL fold metallo-hydrolase, with the translated sequence MPGEEIFFEQIRSAGCLSYLLGCKAERACVLIDPELSKAEDYVGLARFFDASILYAIDTHTHADHNSACKVLRERHGIPVVMHRLAEAPYVDLRVDDGDEIRFGRQALTVLYTPGHTPDAVCLLFRDRIFTGDTLLIGGCGRTDLPGGDAEQQFDSLRRLEALADDVRVYPGHDYREAVSTLGEEKRQNPRLRVASRDEFVRVMTARRPPLPRKIAQALEWNRTPIQGTQRGSGEGI